A section of the Ruania halotolerans genome encodes:
- a CDS encoding ThuA domain-containing protein — MKSTQRSPLTVTVWGENLHESHDAEHMAALYPQGMHTTIAEGIGSLLGEQVNVGTATLDQPEHGLTDEVLAGTDVLTWWGHMGHDQVDDAVVRKVHDRVLAGMGLLVLHSAHFSKIFKSLMGTTCSLQWRDSNDTELVWTVKPDHPIADGVPHPIRIEGQEMYGELFDIPEPDELVFISSFTGGEVFRSGCTWRRGKGKVFYFSPGDQGYPVYHHPDVQRVIANGVMWAAPSPRATFERPDVVNQPAPRFSVDDFARVAPGMQAGQEGLR, encoded by the coding sequence ATCAAATCAACTCAGAGAAGTCCGCTGACCGTCACCGTCTGGGGCGAAAACCTTCACGAGTCCCACGACGCCGAGCACATGGCCGCGCTGTATCCGCAGGGGATGCACACCACGATCGCCGAGGGGATTGGTTCACTGCTGGGTGAGCAGGTCAACGTAGGCACAGCCACGCTGGACCAGCCTGAGCACGGGCTCACCGACGAGGTGCTCGCCGGCACCGATGTGCTCACCTGGTGGGGGCACATGGGCCACGACCAGGTCGATGATGCGGTGGTGCGCAAGGTGCACGACCGCGTGCTCGCCGGGATGGGGCTGCTGGTTCTCCACTCGGCGCACTTCTCCAAGATCTTCAAGTCGCTCATGGGCACCACCTGCTCGCTCCAGTGGCGTGACAGCAACGACACTGAGCTGGTCTGGACCGTGAAGCCGGATCACCCGATCGCCGACGGCGTCCCGCACCCGATCCGGATCGAGGGCCAGGAGATGTACGGCGAGCTGTTCGATATCCCCGAGCCGGATGAGCTGGTCTTCATCTCCTCCTTCACCGGGGGCGAGGTCTTCCGGTCTGGCTGCACCTGGCGGCGCGGCAAGGGCAAGGTCTTCTACTTCTCCCCGGGCGACCAGGGGTATCCCGTCTACCACCACCCCGACGTGCAACGGGTGATCGCCAACGGAGTCATGTGGGCGGCGCCGTCGCCGCGCGCCACCTTCGAGCGGCCCGATGTGGTGAATCAACCAGCACCGCGGTTCAGCGTGGACGACTTCGCGCGCGTCGCTCCGGGCATGCAGGCAGGGCAGGAGGGGCTGCGATGA
- a CDS encoding Gfo/Idh/MocA family protein gives MSKVTTSAPVRAGVVGLGWAGQQHMAGYHDLPGVELVALAGMEEHLLTELGDRYSVPGRYSTLEAMLAEADLDVLSIATPTALHAPMAIAALGAGVHVLCEKPMAPTAADAERMAEAAQAADRVLEITFNKRHRAPARTLRRLVADGVLGRVYYAKAGWVRRKGIPGLGTWFTRKESAGGGPMMDIGIHALDLALHVLGEPGVRTVSASTYAEFGPRGLGGGTYGAGALAGEESPVYEVEDLGAAMLRLDDDATLMLEASWAQFVDHDRLYLELYGTHGGAVIEVEGPLAPRIHVTTDVDGIPANLTPDMLPDAGHEANVADFVALVRDGSADARGQMGLLRTHVIDACYSSAEQGSEVTL, from the coding sequence ATGAGTAAGGTGACGACGAGCGCTCCAGTGCGCGCCGGCGTGGTCGGCCTCGGCTGGGCCGGGCAGCAACACATGGCCGGATACCACGACCTACCCGGCGTCGAACTGGTGGCGCTCGCCGGGATGGAGGAGCACCTCCTCACTGAACTCGGTGACCGCTACTCCGTCCCGGGCCGGTATTCGACTCTCGAGGCGATGCTCGCCGAGGCGGATCTCGACGTGCTCAGCATCGCCACACCGACCGCCCTGCATGCGCCCATGGCGATCGCCGCACTCGGCGCCGGGGTGCATGTCTTGTGCGAGAAGCCGATGGCGCCCACGGCTGCCGATGCCGAACGGATGGCGGAGGCGGCGCAGGCGGCCGATCGCGTGCTGGAGATCACCTTCAACAAGCGCCACCGTGCACCCGCGCGGACGCTGCGCAGGCTGGTGGCCGACGGCGTGCTCGGCCGGGTGTACTACGCCAAGGCGGGCTGGGTCCGGCGCAAGGGCATCCCCGGCCTGGGTACCTGGTTCACCCGCAAGGAGTCCGCCGGCGGCGGGCCCATGATGGACATCGGCATCCACGCTCTTGACCTCGCCCTGCACGTACTCGGCGAACCGGGAGTGCGGACCGTCTCAGCCTCTACCTATGCGGAGTTCGGTCCCCGGGGACTGGGCGGTGGCACGTACGGCGCGGGCGCCCTCGCCGGCGAGGAGAGCCCGGTGTACGAGGTGGAGGACCTCGGTGCGGCCATGCTGCGGCTGGATGACGATGCCACCCTGATGCTTGAGGCCAGCTGGGCACAGTTCGTTGACCACGACCGCCTGTACCTGGAGCTCTACGGCACCCACGGTGGCGCGGTGATCGAGGTAGAAGGGCCGCTTGCGCCGCGCATCCACGTGACCACGGACGTGGACGGCATTCCCGCGAACCTGACCCCGGACATGCTCCCTGACGCGGGGCACGAGGCCAATGTGGCCGATTTCGTCGCGTTAGTGCGTGATGGTTCGGCTGACGCTCGTGGCCAGATGGGCCTGTTGCGTACCCATGTGATCGATGCGTGTTATTCCTCCGCCGAGCAGGGGAGCGAGGTCACCCTGTAG
- a CDS encoding LacI family DNA-binding transcriptional regulator, with protein sequence MTRVTAQSADGEDAVGDPLQDSVRDSARVVSASGLGAPTGSGARPVMTDVAQHAGVSQKTVSRVVRGEANVSHAVRERVNAAIAELGFRPNAAARALVSKRSNAVGILTPATALYGPSAELLGLERAAGRAGLAVLIASAEGGDAQTVTAAIRRLVDSGVDGLLMGSLLTSEGVDETELHGKPAVVVGDPPDGMHLPAAVTDQEAGARAAIEHLLALGHRTVHHLAGPAAWHSAAARTKAWQQALRAAGRPLTTPAMGDWTSRSGYELGRQLAADPDVTAVFVGNDQMAIGLLRALTEAGRRVPEDVSVVGFDDIPDAEYLPVPLTTVKQDFQELADRAVEMFTSLVDEGATKHADHHDDRLIVTPELVVRRSTAPPPAPGR encoded by the coding sequence ATGACCAGGGTGACTGCGCAGTCAGCCGATGGTGAGGACGCCGTCGGGGACCCGCTCCAGGATTCCGTCCGAGATTCTGCTCGCGTGGTCTCTGCCTCCGGCCTGGGCGCCCCGACCGGCTCAGGCGCGCGCCCTGTCATGACCGACGTCGCTCAGCACGCCGGGGTCTCCCAGAAGACCGTCTCCCGGGTGGTGCGCGGCGAGGCGAACGTGAGCCACGCCGTCCGGGAGCGGGTGAACGCTGCTATCGCCGAGCTGGGCTTCCGGCCGAACGCTGCGGCACGGGCACTGGTCAGCAAGCGCAGCAACGCCGTCGGGATCCTCACCCCGGCCACGGCGCTGTACGGCCCCTCGGCCGAGTTGCTGGGCCTGGAGCGCGCCGCCGGCCGCGCCGGTCTGGCCGTGCTGATCGCCTCCGCCGAAGGTGGGGACGCTCAGACGGTCACTGCCGCGATCCGCCGGCTCGTCGACAGCGGTGTGGACGGCCTGCTCATGGGCAGCCTGCTCACGTCCGAGGGAGTGGACGAGACCGAGCTGCACGGCAAGCCGGCGGTCGTCGTCGGCGATCCGCCCGACGGCATGCATCTTCCCGCGGCTGTGACCGATCAGGAAGCGGGAGCGCGTGCGGCGATCGAGCATCTGCTCGCACTCGGCCACCGGACCGTGCACCATCTCGCCGGCCCGGCCGCCTGGCACTCCGCCGCCGCCCGCACCAAAGCCTGGCAGCAGGCGCTCCGGGCGGCGGGCCGTCCGCTCACGACGCCGGCGATGGGCGACTGGACTTCCCGCTCCGGCTACGAGCTCGGCCGCCAGCTCGCCGCCGATCCTGACGTCACCGCCGTGTTCGTGGGCAACGACCAGATGGCGATCGGACTGCTGCGCGCGCTGACCGAAGCGGGCCGCCGGGTACCCGAGGACGTCTCGGTCGTCGGTTTCGATGACATCCCCGACGCCGAGTACCTCCCCGTGCCGCTGACCACCGTGAAGCAGGACTTCCAGGAGCTGGCCGACCGTGCCGTCGAGATGTTCACCTCCCTGGTGGACGAGGGCGCGACCAAGCACGCCGACCACCATGACGATCGCCTGATCGTCACCCCCGAGCTCGTCGTCCGGCGGAGCACCGCCCCGCCGCCGGCGCCCGGTCGCTGA
- a CDS encoding ABC transporter substrate-binding protein, translating to MKPQPFRRTAAPVVASLSALALVACTGGSEDGSDSGNGGGETDAITAEEFEEAMSTPTELTFWSWVPDIQNQVDMFEEAYPEIDVEYVNVGQGAEHYQQMRTAIQAGSGAPDVAQVEYQHLASFRLGDNLLDLTPYLQEDLSGQYPDWVWSQVTADDGLWGIPQDTGPLGNLYRTDLFEEAGIEVPTTWDEFAQAAADYRDAMPDSYLTNMPGNDPGQFVGLLWQAGARPFAYDGAETVTIDLDSPEVLQVVEYWQGLIADDLVSVDPDFNDQWYQALANGKYASWQVAAWGPVFLQGTAGDTSGLWAASTLPQWEEGQNVSGNWGGSTDAVLSSTDNPIAATELARWINVEEEPATRFVQEQFLFPPSLSILESEDFLAEESEFYGGQQVNATFAEISETVPTDDFGWLPFMDYAYSSYNETLGSAIADRADMVAGLEAWEADLIEYAESQGFTVQ from the coding sequence ATGAAACCGCAACCCTTCCGCCGAACTGCAGCCCCGGTGGTGGCTTCCCTGAGCGCCCTGGCGCTCGTGGCCTGCACTGGCGGGTCCGAGGACGGCTCCGACTCCGGTAACGGTGGCGGCGAGACCGACGCGATCACCGCCGAAGAGTTCGAGGAGGCGATGAGCACTCCCACCGAGCTCACCTTCTGGTCCTGGGTGCCCGACATCCAGAACCAGGTGGACATGTTCGAAGAGGCCTACCCCGAGATCGATGTGGAGTACGTCAACGTCGGTCAGGGCGCCGAGCACTACCAACAGATGCGCACGGCCATCCAGGCAGGGTCCGGCGCCCCAGACGTCGCCCAGGTGGAGTATCAGCATCTCGCCTCCTTCCGGCTCGGCGACAACCTGCTCGACCTCACGCCCTACCTGCAGGAGGACCTCTCCGGTCAGTACCCGGACTGGGTGTGGAGCCAGGTGACCGCCGACGACGGCCTGTGGGGCATCCCGCAGGACACCGGTCCGCTCGGCAACCTCTACCGCACCGACCTTTTCGAGGAAGCAGGAATCGAGGTGCCCACCACCTGGGACGAGTTCGCCCAGGCCGCCGCTGACTACCGGGATGCGATGCCGGACAGTTACCTCACGAACATGCCCGGCAACGACCCGGGCCAGTTCGTCGGCCTGCTCTGGCAGGCCGGTGCACGTCCGTTTGCCTACGACGGCGCAGAGACCGTGACCATCGATCTCGACTCTCCCGAGGTGCTCCAGGTAGTCGAATATTGGCAGGGCCTCATCGCCGACGACCTGGTCTCGGTGGACCCGGACTTCAACGACCAGTGGTACCAGGCACTCGCGAACGGCAAGTATGCCAGCTGGCAGGTGGCTGCTTGGGGGCCGGTGTTCCTGCAGGGCACGGCCGGTGACACCAGCGGTCTGTGGGCCGCGTCCACGCTGCCGCAGTGGGAGGAAGGCCAGAACGTCTCCGGTAACTGGGGTGGCTCCACCGATGCGGTCCTCTCCTCCACCGACAACCCGATCGCGGCGACTGAGCTCGCCCGGTGGATCAACGTCGAAGAAGAGCCCGCCACGCGGTTCGTGCAGGAGCAGTTCCTGTTCCCGCCCTCGCTCAGCATCCTCGAGTCCGAGGACTTCCTCGCCGAGGAGTCCGAGTTCTACGGAGGGCAGCAGGTGAACGCCACGTTCGCGGAGATCTCCGAGACGGTGCCCACCGATGACTTCGGATGGTTGCCGTTCATGGACTACGCCTACTCCTCCTACAACGAGACACTCGGCAGCGCCATCGCCGATCGCGCAGACATGGTCGCCGGCCTGGAAGCCTGGGAAGCCGATCTGATCGAGTACGCCGAGTCTCAGGGCTTCACCGTCCAGTGA
- a CDS encoding carbohydrate ABC transporter permease, which yields MTSTTTLRPPRNSQSLLRRREARAGYLFVLPFMVVFIAMLVVPLAYSGYLSMFRNQLVGGVSFVGLDNYVRALGDATFTDGVARMAVFLVIQVPIMLGLALLFALVLDSGRLRMKRFVRLSIFIPYAVPGVISALMWGYLYGPDFGPFAQMGRAIGLGTPQFLSAEFMLFSIMNIVTWGFIGYNMIILYSALRSIPTEIYEAARVDGASEVRIATAIKIPALRPALVLTSIFSVIGTFQLFNEPNILATIAPNVIGSGYTPNLYAYNLAFVGQEVNYAAAIAFLLGFVIMVVSYVFQLSTRKGDA from the coding sequence ATGACGTCCACCACCACGCTCCGACCGCCCCGCAACTCGCAAAGCCTGCTCCGGCGCCGTGAGGCCCGCGCCGGCTACCTGTTCGTGCTGCCGTTCATGGTCGTCTTCATCGCCATGCTGGTGGTTCCGCTCGCCTATTCCGGGTACTTGTCGATGTTCCGGAACCAGCTCGTCGGCGGAGTCTCGTTCGTGGGCCTGGACAACTACGTCCGTGCCTTAGGTGATGCCACCTTCACCGATGGTGTGGCGCGGATGGCCGTCTTCCTCGTCATCCAGGTACCGATCATGCTCGGCCTGGCGCTGCTGTTCGCGCTGGTGCTGGACAGCGGGCGGTTGCGGATGAAGCGGTTCGTCCGGCTGAGCATCTTCATCCCCTATGCGGTCCCGGGTGTGATCTCGGCGCTGATGTGGGGCTATCTGTACGGCCCAGACTTCGGACCGTTCGCCCAGATGGGGCGCGCCATCGGTCTGGGCACGCCGCAGTTCCTCTCCGCTGAGTTCATGCTCTTCTCGATCATGAACATCGTCACCTGGGGGTTCATCGGCTACAACATGATCATCCTGTACTCGGCGCTGCGTTCGATCCCCACCGAGATCTACGAGGCTGCCCGGGTGGACGGTGCCAGCGAGGTGCGTATCGCCACCGCCATCAAGATCCCGGCCTTGCGTCCGGCGCTGGTTCTGACCTCGATCTTCTCGGTGATCGGCACCTTCCAGCTCTTCAACGAGCCGAACATTCTCGCCACCATCGCCCCGAACGTCATCGGTAGCGGCTATACCCCGAACCTGTATGCGTACAACCTGGCCTTCGTGGGCCAGGAGGTGAACTACGCCGCGGCGATCGCGTTCCTGCTCGGATTCGTGATCATGGTGGTCTCCTACGTCTTCCAGCTCAGCACCAGGAAGGGAGACGCCTGA
- a CDS encoding carbohydrate ABC transporter permease has protein sequence MSTISTSARPLTGRKAPTSPTARKSTVLTVAMVAVGAYFLLPLWWLLVASSKSNADLFSSFGLWFADSISILGNLGDVFTFQNGIFLVWARNTAVYAGVSAIGAAVLATAAGYAFATLRFKGSTALFAIILGAIMVPLTALAIPTYLLFAQVGLTDTPWAVILPSLVSPFGVYLMRVYAAGAVPPSLQEAARVDGAGELRIFVTIVSRLLAPGFVTVLLFALVSTWNNYFLPLIMLNSPEWYPLTVGLAQWQSTSQAGSGSQALFSMVITGSLVSIIPLVIAFLFLQRYWQTGLATGGVKQ, from the coding sequence ATGAGCACCATCTCCACCTCGGCCCGTCCTCTCACCGGCCGGAAGGCCCCCACGAGCCCCACCGCACGCAAGTCCACCGTGCTGACCGTGGCGATGGTCGCCGTCGGGGCCTACTTCCTGCTGCCGCTGTGGTGGCTCCTGGTGGCGTCCTCCAAGTCCAACGCTGACCTCTTCTCCTCGTTCGGGCTGTGGTTTGCCGACTCGATCAGCATCCTCGGCAACCTCGGTGACGTGTTCACCTTCCAGAACGGGATCTTCCTCGTGTGGGCCCGGAATACAGCTGTCTACGCGGGGGTGAGTGCCATCGGTGCCGCTGTGCTCGCCACCGCCGCCGGGTACGCCTTCGCCACGTTGCGATTCAAGGGCAGCACGGCCCTGTTCGCGATCATCCTCGGCGCCATCATGGTGCCCCTGACGGCGCTCGCGATCCCCACCTACCTGCTGTTCGCCCAGGTGGGGCTCACCGATACCCCATGGGCGGTGATCCTTCCCTCGCTCGTCAGCCCGTTCGGGGTGTACCTGATGCGGGTGTATGCCGCCGGTGCTGTTCCGCCCTCCCTGCAGGAGGCGGCCAGGGTCGACGGCGCAGGTGAGCTGCGCATCTTCGTCACCATCGTCTCCCGGTTGCTGGCCCCGGGCTTTGTGACGGTGCTGCTGTTCGCGCTGGTGAGCACCTGGAACAACTACTTCCTGCCACTGATCATGCTGAACAGCCCCGAGTGGTACCCGTTGACGGTGGGCCTGGCGCAGTGGCAGTCCACCTCCCAGGCAGGGTCGGGCTCGCAGGCGCTGTTCTCCATGGTGATCACCGGTTCGCTGGTCTCGATCATCCCGCTGGTGATCGCCTTCCTGTTCCTGCAGCGTTACTGGCAGACCGGTCTGGCGACCGGTGGGGTGAAGCAGTAG
- a CDS encoding beta-galactosidase: MSDLPTTVNDRVRFGAAYYVEYHPTDADRDLERDLDLMAEASFSVIRVGESTWSTWEPEDGVFELDWLQPVLDGAHSRGIDVILGTPTYAVPPWLARKYPEIAGERRTGVRNAWGARQEMDLTHPAYRFYCERVIRAVVGRYADHPAVIGFQVDNEPGLHLLHNEGVFQSFVDHLRHTYGDVETLNREWGLVYWSHRLSTWADLWRPDGNAQPQYDLAWRRFQARLVSEFIEWQASIVREIAAPEKFVTTCIAYARPGIDDPDLTGPLDVTAGNPYYTMQDGLALPSPENVPQSWTTTGTWTIFHSADRMYSSKQAPFLVTETNAGAIGGSATNVPAFDGQWRQVAWAMIARGARMIEYWHWHTLHYGTETYWIGILPHDQQPGRVYEQLAALGAEIKTAEDHLEGLVPEAAVGLLWSNASKWGLAGQPALARPDGTGDPDSYERIAHAFYRGAFEAGAPVRIIHDQQLVGEVTRDPAEVASELPVLLVPALYIASDELLNWLRAYAEAGGHLVLGPRTGYADTEARARLEAKPGRLAEAAGVNYQEFSNLSAPVPVGGSGIDVPAGATATAWADYLRVSGSAEVLVEYDHPALGAYPAVTTASAGAGRVTTVGTVPDPALAAAVLRRVAPGEGDAWRALAGGSVTVTSAINGEGRRLRVLHNWSWEQATVTLPAAVTDVLGDGASLAAGERLELGAWDVRVVLED, translated from the coding sequence TTGTCTGACCTGCCCACCACCGTCAACGACCGCGTGCGTTTCGGCGCCGCCTACTACGTCGAGTACCACCCCACCGATGCCGACCGCGACCTAGAGCGCGACCTCGATCTCATGGCCGAGGCCAGCTTCAGCGTGATCCGGGTGGGGGAGTCCACCTGGTCCACGTGGGAACCGGAGGATGGTGTGTTCGAGCTGGACTGGCTCCAGCCCGTACTGGACGGTGCCCACTCCCGGGGCATCGACGTCATCCTCGGCACGCCCACCTACGCGGTGCCACCGTGGTTGGCCCGGAAGTACCCGGAGATCGCGGGCGAGCGGCGCACGGGGGTGCGCAACGCCTGGGGTGCCCGGCAGGAGATGGACCTGACCCACCCCGCGTATCGGTTCTATTGCGAGCGGGTGATCCGGGCCGTCGTCGGGCGCTATGCCGACCACCCGGCCGTCATCGGCTTCCAGGTGGACAACGAGCCCGGCCTGCACCTGCTGCACAACGAGGGTGTGTTCCAGTCCTTCGTGGACCACCTGCGCCACACCTACGGGGATGTGGAGACGCTGAACCGAGAGTGGGGGCTGGTGTACTGGTCGCACCGGCTGAGCACGTGGGCCGACCTGTGGCGACCGGATGGGAATGCGCAACCCCAGTACGACCTCGCCTGGCGCCGGTTCCAGGCGAGGCTGGTCAGCGAGTTCATCGAGTGGCAGGCCTCGATCGTGCGGGAGATCGCGGCGCCCGAGAAGTTCGTGACCACCTGCATCGCCTACGCCCGGCCGGGCATCGACGATCCCGATCTCACCGGCCCGCTCGACGTGACGGCCGGCAACCCGTATTACACGATGCAGGACGGCCTCGCGTTGCCCTCACCCGAGAACGTGCCGCAAAGCTGGACCACCACCGGCACCTGGACCATCTTTCACAGCGCCGACCGGATGTACTCGTCCAAGCAGGCGCCGTTCCTGGTCACCGAGACCAATGCGGGCGCGATCGGGGGATCGGCCACGAACGTGCCCGCCTTCGACGGGCAGTGGCGCCAGGTGGCCTGGGCGATGATCGCCCGAGGGGCCAGGATGATCGAGTACTGGCACTGGCACACACTGCACTACGGCACCGAGACCTACTGGATCGGGATTCTCCCGCACGATCAGCAGCCGGGCCGGGTGTATGAGCAACTCGCGGCCCTCGGTGCGGAGATCAAGACGGCGGAGGACCACCTGGAGGGTCTCGTCCCTGAGGCGGCGGTGGGCCTGCTCTGGTCGAACGCCTCGAAGTGGGGGTTGGCCGGACAGCCGGCGCTCGCTCGACCGGACGGCACGGGCGATCCGGACAGCTACGAGCGGATCGCGCACGCCTTCTACCGCGGCGCGTTTGAGGCGGGGGCGCCGGTGCGGATCATCCACGACCAGCAGCTCGTCGGTGAGGTGACTCGCGATCCGGCGGAGGTGGCGAGCGAACTGCCCGTGCTGCTCGTGCCTGCCCTGTACATCGCCTCCGATGAACTCCTCAACTGGCTGCGCGCCTACGCGGAGGCGGGTGGGCACCTGGTGCTCGGACCGCGTACAGGGTACGCCGACACCGAGGCCCGGGCCCGGCTGGAGGCCAAGCCGGGCCGGCTCGCTGAGGCAGCCGGCGTGAACTACCAGGAGTTCTCCAACCTGTCCGCACCAGTGCCCGTAGGTGGCAGCGGGATCGACGTCCCCGCGGGAGCAACCGCGACGGCGTGGGCCGACTACCTGCGCGTGTCCGGATCTGCAGAGGTGCTCGTTGAGTACGATCACCCGGCGCTGGGCGCCTACCCGGCGGTGACGACCGCTTCCGCGGGAGCGGGCCGGGTGACCACGGTGGGGACCGTGCCTGACCCGGCGCTCGCAGCCGCCGTGCTGCGGCGGGTGGCGCCAGGTGAGGGCGACGCCTGGCGGGCGCTCGCGGGTGGCTCAGTCACGGTGACCTCGGCGATCAATGGCGAGGGACGCCGTCTGCGGGTGCTGCACAACTGGTCGTGGGAGCAGGCGACGGTCACGCTGCCGGCTGCGGTGACGGACGTACTCGGTGATGGCGCCAGTCTCGCCGCGGGGGAGAGGCTCGAGCTGGGTGCCTGGGACGTGCGGGTGGTGCTGGAGGACTGA